A stretch of Lactiplantibacillus brownii DNA encodes these proteins:
- the pyrR gene encoding bifunctional pyr operon transcriptional regulator/uracil phosphoribosyltransferase PyrR, giving the protein MQKEVVDSMAMKRALTRITYEIIEQNKGIRDVALVGIKTRGVYMARRIAERLQQLEAAKIPVGELDITAFRDDQPLNAIQAPADYQLDFPVTGKRVILVDDVLYTGRTIRAALDALMGGGRPQSISLAVLVDRGHRELPIRADFIGKNIPTASQERIKVSMTEVDGHDGIEIIN; this is encoded by the coding sequence ATGCAAAAAGAAGTTGTTGATTCGATGGCTATGAAACGCGCGTTGACCCGAATTACCTATGAAATTATTGAACAAAATAAAGGCATTCGTGACGTGGCGTTAGTCGGTATTAAAACTAGGGGGGTCTACATGGCCCGGCGAATTGCGGAGCGGTTGCAGCAATTAGAAGCCGCGAAGATTCCAGTCGGTGAATTGGACATTACGGCATTTCGTGATGACCAACCACTGAACGCGATTCAAGCACCAGCGGACTACCAGTTAGACTTTCCAGTGACCGGCAAACGCGTCATTTTAGTTGATGATGTTTTGTATACCGGTCGTACGATTCGTGCCGCCTTAGACGCCTTGATGGGTGGTGGTCGGCCGCAGAGTATTTCGCTAGCGGTACTAGTCGATCGTGGTCATCGTGAATTACCTATTCGTGCCGATTTTATCGGTAAAAATATTCCGACCGCTTCACAGGAACGGATCAAGGTTTCGATGACGGAAGTCGATGGGCATGATGGGATTGAAATTATTAATTAG
- a CDS encoding formate--tetrahydrofolate ligase, whose translation MKDIEIAQKVTPAPITEIAAKAGLSVEDIDQYGSAKAKLKLPLPRKTTKRKLILVTSINPTPAGEGKSTVTIGLGDALTKIGKSTMIALREPSLGPVMGMKGGATGGGYSQVIPMEDINLHFTGDMHALTAANNTLAALIDNHIQQGNALGIDQRRIQWKRTLDINDRTLRRIVIGLGGPTSGVPREDGFDITVASELMAILCLSENIADLKTRIKRIVIGYTRDRQPVTVADLKVGGAIALLLKDALRPNLVQTLAHTPAMVHGGPFANIAHGCNSVLATQAGLNLADYTVTEAGFGADLGGEKFMDINVPAVGQAPNAVVIVATIRALKMHGGVALADLGTENVEALKQGAANLGHHIHAMQQYGVPVVVAINEFTADTEHEIQAVKDYCANLGVKAVLADVWGQGGAGATDLAKTVVELADQKSDFKPLYAASDSIEAKVNAVVTKIYGGANVEYSGKAKRQLRSFAKYGWDQLPVCMAKTQYSLSDNPKLLGAPTGFTIKVREFVPKLGAGFIVALTGNVLTMPGLPKHPAALDMDITDEGKISGLF comes from the coding sequence ATGAAAGATATCGAAATCGCACAAAAAGTGACACCGGCACCAATTACTGAAATTGCGGCAAAAGCTGGTTTATCTGTGGAAGATATTGATCAATATGGTAGTGCCAAAGCCAAATTGAAATTACCATTACCACGGAAGACGACAAAACGAAAACTGATCCTGGTGACGTCGATTAATCCGACGCCGGCTGGTGAAGGCAAGTCGACCGTGACGATTGGTTTAGGCGACGCGCTGACTAAAATTGGCAAATCAACGATGATCGCGCTGCGGGAACCTTCTTTAGGACCAGTCATGGGCATGAAAGGTGGCGCCACAGGTGGTGGCTACTCTCAAGTGATTCCGATGGAAGACATCAATTTACATTTTACCGGCGACATGCACGCTTTAACGGCGGCCAATAATACCTTGGCCGCATTGATTGATAACCATATCCAACAAGGCAATGCTTTAGGAATCGATCAACGTCGGATTCAATGGAAACGAACATTGGATATTAACGATCGGACCCTACGTCGAATCGTGATCGGTTTGGGTGGGCCAACGTCAGGCGTGCCGCGTGAAGATGGGTTTGATATCACGGTGGCCAGTGAATTAATGGCGATTTTGTGCCTATCAGAAAACATTGCTGATTTAAAGACACGAATCAAACGGATCGTCATTGGTTATACGCGTGATCGTCAACCAGTCACGGTGGCGGATTTAAAGGTTGGTGGCGCCATTGCGTTACTTTTAAAGGACGCGTTGCGGCCTAATCTCGTGCAAACACTGGCTCACACGCCTGCAATGGTGCATGGTGGTCCATTCGCCAACATTGCACACGGCTGTAACAGTGTTTTAGCGACACAGGCTGGCTTGAACTTGGCCGATTATACGGTCACTGAAGCTGGTTTTGGTGCCGACCTTGGTGGCGAGAAGTTTATGGATATCAACGTTCCCGCTGTTGGTCAGGCGCCTAATGCGGTCGTAATCGTGGCCACGATTCGAGCATTGAAGATGCATGGTGGCGTGGCTTTGGCTGACCTAGGAACTGAAAATGTTGAAGCGCTCAAACAAGGTGCCGCCAACTTGGGTCATCATATTCATGCAATGCAACAATATGGTGTGCCAGTGGTTGTGGCAATTAATGAATTTACGGCCGATACTGAGCACGAAATCCAGGCAGTCAAAGATTATTGTGCTAACTTGGGTGTGAAAGCAGTCTTAGCGGATGTCTGGGGTCAAGGTGGCGCTGGAGCAACTGATTTAGCCAAAACAGTTGTTGAATTAGCTGATCAAAAGAGTGACTTTAAACCGTTGTATGCGGCAAGTGACTCGATTGAAGCTAAAGTTAATGCCGTCGTGACTAAAATTTACGGTGGTGCCAACGTCGAATACTCTGGTAAGGCTAAACGACAATTGCGGTCATTTGCGAAATATGGCTGGGATCAATTGCCAGTTTGTATGGCAAAAACGCAATACTCATTGAGTGATAATCCTAAGCTGTTGGGCGCACCGACCGGCTTTACGATTAAAGTGCGTGAATTCGTGCCTAAATTGGGCGCCGGGTTTATCGTGGCATTAACAGGTAATGTGTTAACCATGCCAGGCTTACCAAAGCATCCAGCGGCTTTAGATATGGATATCACGGATGAGGGTAAAATCTCTGGGTTGTTTTAA
- a CDS encoding alpha/beta fold hydrolase, which yields MVEILQRKLQDVPILEVVNDDFRYQATPLVVFYHGWRSEKELVLTQARKLAQKNIRVVLPDAMNHGQRQQPISTLPSFTFWNSIQGNLAEFQLIIEFYRQRQLIKANQIGVGGYSMGGMTTGALLTQHPEIKAATIIMGTPNLNAYAQLVRESAAKHQLYLPTDMRLLTSWIDHYDLALHPETIAGRPLLFWHGTDDERIPYAQSRDFFDRIHPETYAEQVAFITGYQAKHLVKIPLMEKIANFFDYYLTE from the coding sequence ATGGTTGAAATTCTGCAAAGAAAATTACAAGATGTGCCAATTCTAGAGGTCGTCAATGACGACTTCCGGTATCAAGCGACGCCATTGGTCGTTTTTTATCATGGCTGGCGTTCTGAAAAAGAATTGGTCCTAACCCAGGCACGTAAGCTAGCGCAAAAGAATATTCGGGTCGTATTGCCGGATGCCATGAATCATGGGCAACGGCAACAACCAATCAGCACGTTGCCCTCGTTCACATTCTGGAACAGTATTCAGGGCAATCTAGCCGAGTTTCAGCTGATCATTGAGTTCTATCGGCAGCGACAACTCATCAAAGCCAATCAAATCGGCGTTGGCGGCTATTCAATGGGTGGCATGACAACCGGGGCATTGTTGACTCAACATCCTGAAATCAAGGCGGCCACCATCATTATGGGCACGCCAAATTTAAATGCGTATGCCCAGTTAGTTCGTGAATCGGCAGCGAAACATCAGCTTTACTTGCCAACAGACATGCGCCTACTAACGAGTTGGATCGACCATTACGACCTGGCCTTACATCCAGAAACAATTGCGGGCCGTCCGTTGCTATTTTGGCATGGTACCGATGATGAGCGCATTCCTTATGCCCAGTCGCGTGACTTTTTTGATCGCATCCATCCAGAAACTTATGCGGAGCAAGTGGCGTTCATCACTGGTTATCAGGCCAAACATTTGGTCAAAATTCCACTGATGGAAAAAATCGCAAACTTTTTTGACTATTATTTAACCGAATAA
- a CDS encoding isochorismatase family protein: MGEVLLVIDMQNGLRDTFDYADVLAKINRRIAAYHAAKRPVIFMQHTDAELSYGSTAWQLDAALARQSTDIVILKTHSDSFFETRLTTRLQHLAVKDVEVCGLQTEYCIDTAIRVGHSRGFYMATISGLSTTYAANGLTASQIRRHHESIWAGSFATVQH; this comes from the coding sequence ATGGGAGAAGTATTGCTGGTTATTGATATGCAAAACGGTTTGCGTGATACATTTGATTATGCGGATGTTCTGGCAAAGATCAATAGGCGTATTGCCGCCTATCATGCGGCTAAACGACCGGTTATTTTTATGCAACATACGGATGCTGAGCTAAGTTACGGGAGTACTGCGTGGCAATTAGATGCTGCCTTGGCACGCCAATCAACGGATATCGTGATACTAAAGACCCATTCAGATTCTTTCTTTGAAACTAGGTTGACAACGCGGTTGCAGCACTTAGCGGTTAAAGATGTTGAAGTCTGTGGTCTACAAACAGAATATTGCATTGATACTGCCATCAGAGTCGGCCATTCACGTGGGTTTTATATGGCAACCATTAGCGGCCTATCGACCACCTATGCGGCTAATGGTTTAACTGCCAGTCAAATTCGGCGACATCATGAAAGTATTTGGGCCGGAAGTTTTGCCACGGTGCAACATTAA
- a CDS encoding nitroreductase family protein yields MEKQFIQLQTKRRTIYALGKQVKQTNSELVALIEAAIKNAPSAFNNQTTRAVILFNQYHDQLWDMTADRLKTEVPTEAAYQKTVAKLNGFKAAYGTILYFTDTDVVKQNEADFPLYAANFADWSEQAQGNAQYSVWTALAENGVGANLQHYNPLIDDQVTAAYDIPANWRLRGQMPFGSIEAPAGEKDFMADADRFKVFE; encoded by the coding sequence ATGGAAAAACAATTTATTCAATTACAAACGAAACGTCGTACAATTTACGCTTTAGGCAAGCAGGTCAAGCAAACAAATTCAGAACTAGTGGCTTTGATTGAGGCAGCTATCAAGAATGCGCCATCTGCTTTCAACAATCAGACAACGCGTGCCGTCATTTTATTCAACCAATATCATGACCAATTGTGGGATATGACCGCTGATCGATTAAAAACGGAAGTACCAACTGAAGCAGCTTATCAGAAAACGGTTGCCAAGTTAAATGGCTTTAAGGCCGCCTATGGGACGATCTTGTACTTTACGGATACTGATGTTGTTAAACAAAATGAAGCTGATTTCCCCTTATATGCGGCTAACTTTGCCGACTGGTCTGAACAGGCCCAAGGCAATGCCCAATATAGTGTTTGGACAGCCTTGGCTGAAAATGGTGTTGGTGCCAATTTGCAACATTACAATCCACTGATTGATGATCAAGTTACTGCAGCGTATGATATTCCAGCTAATTGGCGATTACGGGGCCAAATGCCATTTGGTTCTATTGAAGCGCCAGCCGGTGAGAAAGATTTCATGGCGGATGCCGATCGATTCAAGGTTTTCGAATAA
- a CDS encoding MazG-like family protein, which yields MDLKTHQDWLVHFYKQRQWYQYSPFIRLNFLTEEVGEVSRAIRAFEIGRDHPGDPKMTAPELTANLKEELADVLDQVLIMSRQYEIEPEELLRASEAKLQARFKSTGRD from the coding sequence ATGGATTTAAAAACGCATCAGGATTGGTTAGTCCATTTCTACAAACAACGACAGTGGTATCAATATTCACCATTTATTCGCTTGAATTTTTTGACTGAAGAAGTGGGTGAAGTATCACGAGCGATTCGAGCGTTTGAAATTGGGCGTGACCATCCGGGTGACCCAAAGATGACGGCCCCAGAACTCACGGCTAATCTGAAGGAAGAGTTGGCGGATGTTTTAGATCAAGTTTTAATTATGAGTCGTCAATATGAAATTGAGCCAGAAGAATTGTTGCGGGCAAGTGAGGCTAAATTACAGGCCCGGTTTAAATCTACTGGCCGTGACTGA
- a CDS encoding EbsA family protein → MNNSKHTFKYQPNLASSLIVWSWTLLILMVGIVWWLETLKFKWPLALIFGIFIVVSAAQIGLRRVTIDRNLMIFSTVFNRSWLVIPRDQLELITAVKGGVQVRIDGNDYQFLMPKKSRNQLINLAQNN, encoded by the coding sequence GTGAATAATTCTAAGCATACCTTTAAATATCAACCAAATCTAGCTTCTAGTCTGATTGTTTGGTCATGGACATTATTGATCTTAATGGTTGGCATTGTTTGGTGGTTGGAAACCTTAAAGTTTAAATGGCCATTAGCCTTAATTTTCGGCATTTTTATCGTCGTCAGTGCGGCGCAGATTGGGTTGCGTCGGGTCACGATTGATCGAAATTTGATGATTTTCAGTACGGTTTTCAATCGTTCTTGGTTAGTCATTCCACGGGATCAACTGGAATTGATTACCGCTGTAAAAGGTGGGGTACAAGTCCGGATCGATGGCAATGATTATCAATTTCTGATGCCGAAGAAAAGTCGTAATCAATTGATAAATTTAGCACAAAATAATTAA
- a CDS encoding NAD(P)/FAD-dependent oxidoreductase has protein sequence MQKQVTIIGSGIVGAVTAYYLSADPTLNVTIYDEGIGQATKNSAGIISPWLSKRRNQRWYRLAKAGAALYPEIVQDTQMGYSVYQQAGTIVTRHNQADLDALYDLALERRQQAPQIGDVEKLTAAEVQARIPLLTNPEPGVFISGGARVDGDKFAHNLLKYAEKRNLVRHKGKVTLGDQGQLLTPHGQQAYDTLILAVGAWLKPLLLPMGIVADVRPQKGQLIELELPESWGDDVPVLMPEGERDFIPFTRSKLVVGATHENDMGYDLQVSELVEDDLLASGIKLDSRLTKAEISQIKVGTRAYTRDFAPFFGPLPDNPHILVASGLGSSGLTTGPMVGKLLADYVRTGQQTGWDQYQRPIETYLEPAD, from the coding sequence ATGCAAAAACAAGTAACGATTATTGGTAGTGGAATTGTTGGCGCGGTCACTGCTTACTATTTAAGTGCCGATCCCACGCTTAATGTCACAATTTATGATGAAGGAATTGGGCAAGCCACTAAGAACTCGGCGGGAATTATTTCACCGTGGTTATCAAAGCGGCGTAATCAGCGTTGGTATCGCTTAGCTAAAGCAGGTGCGGCCCTTTATCCAGAAATTGTTCAGGACACGCAGATGGGTTATTCAGTTTACCAGCAAGCCGGGACAATTGTGACGCGCCATAATCAGGCAGACTTAGATGCGCTGTACGACTTAGCGCTCGAACGTCGACAACAAGCGCCACAGATCGGTGATGTTGAAAAATTAACCGCCGCTGAAGTGCAAGCTCGGATTCCCTTGCTCACCAATCCTGAACCAGGGGTCTTTATTAGTGGCGGGGCCCGCGTCGATGGTGATAAGTTTGCTCATAATCTTTTGAAATACGCTGAAAAACGCAATCTGGTTCGGCATAAGGGCAAAGTGACCTTGGGTGATCAGGGACAACTCTTGACCCCGCATGGTCAGCAAGCTTATGATACGTTGATCTTGGCGGTCGGCGCTTGGTTAAAGCCGTTACTATTGCCAATGGGAATCGTGGCGGATGTTCGACCACAAAAAGGCCAATTAATTGAATTAGAATTACCCGAATCTTGGGGCGATGACGTGCCGGTATTGATGCCAGAAGGTGAGCGTGACTTTATTCCGTTTACGCGCAGCAAACTAGTCGTTGGTGCGACTCATGAAAATGACATGGGTTATGATTTACAAGTTTCCGAACTAGTGGAAGATGATTTACTCGCGAGTGGTATTAAGCTGGATAGTCGCCTAACGAAGGCTGAAATTAGCCAGATCAAGGTTGGCACGCGTGCTTATACACGTGACTTTGCCCCATTTTTTGGACCATTGCCAGACAATCCACATATTTTAGTGGCCAGTGGGTTAGGTTCTTCTGGTCTGACAACCGGTCCAATGGTTGGTAAATTACTGGCAGACTATGTGCGGACTGGTCAGCAAACGGGTTGGGACCAATATCAACGACCCATTGAGACTTATTTGGAACCTGCGGATTAA
- a CDS encoding THUMP domain-containing class I SAM-dependent RNA methyltransferase — protein sequence MQEFRLLATCASGMEALVGRELRDLGYQTQVENGRVRFNGTIQDILRTNIWLRTADRVKIIVGEFNAYTFDELFEKTLALPWDQLLPMDAEFPVEGKSRNSKLHSVPDVQSIVKKAIVNQLAATYHRNGHLPETGALFPLEVAINKDKVLLTLDTTGSSLFKRGYRLEKGGAPLKENMAAALVMLAKWYSDNPFVDPVCGSGTIPIEAALLARNIAPGIKRAFACEKWDWVPAGLSQDLRDEAKSKINNDIELDISGYDIDGKMIDIAKLNAQEAGVLHDINFKQLAVKDFTTDKVNGVIIANPPYGERLSDRDTVRILYRQMGQVYAKLPSWSKYILTSDLEFEDYFGKKATKRRKLYNGALRTDYFQYWGKRIRPARPEA from the coding sequence ATGCAAGAATTTAGATTATTAGCAACCTGTGCTAGTGGGATGGAAGCACTCGTTGGTCGTGAATTACGTGATCTCGGCTATCAAACCCAAGTCGAAAATGGTCGCGTTCGTTTTAATGGGACGATCCAAGATATTTTACGGACAAATATTTGGTTACGTACTGCTGATCGTGTGAAGATCATTGTCGGTGAGTTTAATGCTTATACGTTTGATGAATTATTCGAAAAAACATTGGCTTTGCCTTGGGATCAGCTCTTACCAATGGATGCCGAATTTCCAGTTGAAGGGAAATCACGGAATTCCAAATTACACAGTGTTCCTGACGTTCAATCGATTGTCAAAAAAGCGATTGTGAATCAATTAGCGGCCACCTATCATCGTAATGGGCATCTGCCAGAAACTGGGGCTTTATTCCCATTGGAAGTTGCGATCAATAAAGATAAAGTGTTGTTGACCTTGGATACGACGGGTAGCAGTTTGTTCAAGCGTGGCTACCGGCTAGAAAAAGGGGGCGCGCCCCTCAAAGAAAACATGGCCGCAGCGTTGGTCATGTTGGCGAAATGGTATTCTGACAATCCATTTGTCGACCCAGTTTGTGGTTCTGGAACGATTCCAATCGAAGCCGCTTTATTGGCACGTAATATTGCACCAGGGATTAAACGGGCGTTTGCCTGTGAAAAATGGGATTGGGTCCCAGCTGGTTTAAGTCAAGATTTACGCGATGAGGCTAAATCTAAGATCAATAATGATATTGAGCTGGATATTAGCGGATACGATATTGATGGCAAGATGATTGATATTGCGAAACTCAATGCCCAAGAAGCTGGTGTTTTACACGATATCAACTTCAAGCAATTAGCCGTTAAAGACTTTACCACCGACAAAGTTAACGGGGTTATTATTGCCAACCCACCTTATGGGGAACGATTGAGTGATCGTGATACGGTCCGGATCTTGTATCGTCAGATGGGTCAAGTTTATGCTAAGCTGCCTAGCTGGAGTAAGTATATTTTAACGAGTGATCTCGAATTTGAAGATTACTTTGGTAAGAAAGCCACGAAGCGTCGTAAGCTCTATAATGGGGCATTACGAACGGATTACTTCCAGTATTGGGGTAAACGGATTCGCCCAGCGCGGCCTGAAGCTTAG
- the lspA gene encoding signal peptidase II — MWIYWCLMFALVVIDQLIKSVIVRQIALGATKTVVPGLLSLTNLHNNGAAWSILQGKLGFFYLISIVALGVMVYLLWRLRTHRLYEFGIVLMIAGTLGNFIDRIRIGYVVDMFQLDFINFPIFNFADSCLTVGVVLILIAVLRDESFDK; from the coding sequence ATGTGGATTTATTGGTGTTTAATGTTTGCGTTAGTCGTTATTGATCAGCTGATTAAATCAGTCATCGTCCGCCAAATTGCCTTGGGGGCGACTAAAACGGTGGTACCGGGATTGCTGTCATTAACAAATTTACATAATAATGGGGCGGCTTGGAGTATTTTGCAAGGTAAGCTGGGCTTTTTCTATTTGATCTCGATCGTGGCTTTAGGCGTGATGGTGTATTTGTTATGGCGACTACGGACGCATCGATTATATGAATTTGGGATTGTCTTGATGATTGCAGGGACTTTAGGCAATTTTATTGATCGAATTCGAATCGGTTACGTCGTCGATATGTTTCAATTAGATTTTATTAATTTTCCAATTTTTAACTTTGCAGATTCTTGTTTGACCGTCGGGGTTGTTTTAATCCTGATCGCGGTTTTACGAGATGAAAGCTTTGATAAATAA
- a CDS encoding RluA family pseudouridine synthase — protein MAGATTRQQYTVTDQTGRLDKVLASLQTIWTRSQLDKLIKTDQITVNGKLVPSKTPVSTGDIIVVAAQTVQTTELVPENIPLDIVYEDDDVIVVNKPQGMVVHPAPGHPDHTLVNALLYHSPLSTINGEFRPGIVHRIDKDTSGLLMVAKNDHAHRSLAAQLKAKTNLREYVALVHGVIKEATGTINAPLGRSPKDRKKQAIVATGRAAVTHFKVLKRYQHYTLIACRLETGRTHQIRVHLQSIGHPLVGDPLYGPKKTIKGHGQFLHARLLGFKHPVTGEMLTFEAPLPPIFKATLAKLDKTDLNH, from the coding sequence TTGGCCGGAGCAACAACAAGGCAACAGTACACTGTGACTGATCAAACAGGCCGTTTGGATAAGGTCTTAGCCAGTTTACAAACGATTTGGACACGGTCACAGCTTGATAAATTAATTAAAACGGACCAAATTACGGTCAATGGAAAGCTGGTACCTAGCAAGACGCCAGTCAGCACAGGCGATATCATTGTGGTTGCGGCGCAGACGGTTCAAACGACCGAGTTGGTGCCTGAAAATATACCACTGGATATTGTGTATGAAGATGACGATGTGATCGTGGTCAATAAACCTCAGGGAATGGTCGTGCATCCAGCACCGGGACATCCAGATCATACGTTGGTCAATGCTTTGTTGTACCACAGCCCACTTTCCACCATTAACGGGGAATTTCGACCGGGGATTGTGCACCGTATCGATAAAGATACCTCTGGATTATTGATGGTCGCGAAGAATGATCATGCCCATCGCTCGTTGGCGGCTCAGCTAAAAGCTAAAACCAATTTGCGCGAATATGTGGCCTTAGTGCATGGTGTGATCAAGGAAGCGACCGGAACCATTAATGCACCGCTTGGTCGTTCGCCTAAAGATCGTAAAAAGCAAGCAATCGTGGCGACCGGTCGCGCGGCTGTAACCCATTTTAAGGTCTTGAAACGCTACCAGCATTATACCTTGATTGCTTGCCGGCTTGAAACGGGTCGGACCCATCAAATTCGGGTTCACCTGCAATCTATCGGGCATCCGCTTGTGGGTGATCCGCTGTATGGTCCTAAAAAAACGATCAAGGGGCATGGGCAGTTTTTGCATGCCCGTTTGTTGGGCTTTAAGCACCCGGTAACCGGTGAAATGTTGACTTTTGAGGCGCCATTACCACCGATCTTTAAAGCAACTTTAGCAAAGCTTGACAAAACTGATCTGAATCATTAA
- a CDS encoding cation diffusion facilitator family transporter, protein MSSNKPQNWQTIQQHVVANLRTARHHLYGNVAVYLSLFLIEHWFAKLGHSQTLRADAFNNLSGILSTGLLMTGLFIATKTHDDDLLGAPISPAEQKSLGPRIQQSRFRFETIYTLLAGVTMIAIAVDIVFKGGLKLIQHSDTPLTSGVAEIGALVSFLLLLILWGFNHFWSRKLKNAALIAASRDTFTDALTSLVTIITIVCTTLLKLYWLDSLISIALGLYILNTGLKIFRESSLNLVDYFDPYLEARYQQQLEHLPGVQQVNFLKAHYDGSLIMLTVTLTVPPTMTALEIYQLTQEINTVMWSQFSVMQTDVMTLPGKLTPKQPNSKQS, encoded by the coding sequence ATGTCATCAAATAAACCACAAAATTGGCAAACGATTCAGCAACATGTTGTTGCCAATCTCCGAACTGCTCGTCACCACCTCTATGGTAACGTGGCCGTCTATCTAAGCTTATTTTTAATTGAACATTGGTTTGCAAAATTAGGTCATTCGCAAACCTTACGTGCGGATGCTTTCAATAATCTATCGGGAATCCTATCAACTGGTTTGCTAATGACCGGATTATTCATTGCCACTAAAACGCATGATGACGACTTACTGGGTGCCCCAATATCTCCAGCAGAACAAAAATCATTAGGGCCAAGAATTCAACAATCGCGTTTCCGTTTTGAAACAATTTACACCCTACTGGCCGGCGTAACCATGATTGCTATTGCCGTCGATATTGTGTTCAAAGGGGGCCTCAAGTTAATTCAGCATTCAGATACGCCATTAACCAGTGGTGTCGCTGAAATTGGTGCACTAGTTTCATTCTTACTGCTACTCATCTTGTGGGGCTTCAATCATTTTTGGAGCCGCAAATTGAAGAACGCGGCGCTAATTGCGGCCAGTCGTGATACTTTTACTGATGCCTTAACCAGTCTAGTCACCATTATCACCATCGTCTGCACAACCTTGCTAAAACTCTACTGGCTAGATAGTCTCATCAGTATCGCACTAGGACTTTACATTCTGAATACCGGTTTAAAAATCTTCCGAGAGAGTAGTTTGAATCTAGTCGATTACTTCGATCCCTATCTTGAAGCTCGGTACCAACAACAATTAGAACATCTGCCAGGTGTCCAACAAGTCAACTTTTTAAAGGCTCATTATGATGGTAGCTTAATCATGTTAACCGTCACATTAACGGTACCCCCAACCATGACTGCCTTAGAAATTTATCAGCTCACCCAAGAAATTAACACGGTTATGTGGTCCCAATTTAGCGTCATGCAGACGGACGTTATGACACTACCAGGAAAGCTGACACCCAAACAACCCAACTCAAAACAGAGCTGA
- a CDS encoding RNase H family protein, translated as MQLYTDAATEPTTDHSAAGLLLINAGQQQQFKQILPDCDNHTAEFLAAIAGFKEILTQFGPAQTVFFYTDSKIVAESVSKGYSKNFNVELQTLLQLQDQCTVAITQWIPESQNRGAHELAQQGLHLTP; from the coding sequence ATGCAATTATATACGGATGCCGCTACTGAGCCAACGACGGACCATAGTGCCGCAGGTCTATTACTAATCAATGCCGGTCAGCAGCAACAGTTCAAACAAATTTTACCAGATTGTGATAACCATACCGCGGAATTCTTAGCTGCCATTGCTGGTTTTAAAGAAATCTTAACGCAATTCGGACCAGCACAAACCGTTTTCTTTTACACCGACAGTAAAATCGTTGCCGAAAGTGTTAGCAAAGGTTACAGTAAAAACTTCAATGTCGAATTGCAAACGCTGCTACAACTGCAAGACCAATGTACCGTCGCAATTACCCAGTGGATTCCTGAAAGTCAAAACCGTGGGGCACACGAGTTAGCACAACAAGGGCTACATTTGACACCTTAA
- a CDS encoding nucleotidyltransferase family protein has protein sequence MSDEAFIKKILRTTPELWEILTLIRRLQLKQGYLAAGSIRNAVWQTLSQQSVTLISDVDVVFFDPDRPVSDDLVLFNQLTTWAPQYQWQVKNEVYMAHYDFDDGPEFRSVADAIGQFVEVPTCIGARLMADDEIDLIAPHGTRELLQLQCRPIPFYRQDARHLAVYQQRMRRKQWQRLWPNLKVDDY, from the coding sequence ATGTCTGATGAGGCTTTCATCAAAAAGATTTTGCGAACCACGCCAGAATTGTGGGAAATATTAACTTTAATTCGACGGTTGCAACTTAAACAAGGTTATTTGGCAGCTGGCAGTATTCGTAACGCGGTTTGGCAAACGCTAAGCCAGCAATCCGTGACATTGATCAGTGATGTTGATGTCGTCTTCTTTGATCCAGATCGACCGGTCAGTGATGATTTGGTCTTATTTAACCAGCTAACGACATGGGCGCCACAGTATCAGTGGCAAGTTAAAAATGAAGTTTACATGGCGCATTATGATTTTGATGATGGCCCAGAGTTTCGGTCGGTAGCGGATGCTATTGGACAATTTGTGGAAGTTCCAACCTGTATTGGCGCACGACTAATGGCTGATGATGAAATCGACTTAATCGCGCCACATGGGACCCGTGAGCTGTTGCAACTACAATGCCGGCCAATACCATTCTATCGACAAGATGCACGTCATTTAGCCGTTTATCAGCAACGAATGCGGCGGAAGCAATGGCAGCGGCTCTGGCCAAATTTAAAAGTTGATGACTACTAA